Proteins encoded together in one Candidatus Nitrosocaldus cavascurensis window:
- a CDS encoding MT-A70 family methyltransferase, with the protein MQHIPIQHIINTNSQHVSSIQHIPIQHIPTSEIIESEEYKALLPIISEEEYNALKSSIEREGIRLPLVINPKKVLLDGYTRLRIAKELGIEKVPIAMVDTASEIEEKELILTLNAYRRHLNTAQKVEIALKLLELEREKARLRQLAGLKQFSAKKVEREKVEREEEKEKEKEKDIASVTVVCSGHTTVNDTNNNNSSSSGNRSIQIVAKKTGLSDKTLWKGLKIKEAIAKNNDRHIAELWSKALRGGTSIAHVYSELRRKENLSLLSSSSSSNGSSSHSHSNNNSKNSNSKSNNNNTNSNSNTSNNNNNIRYNVILADPPWQYEFGLRGNADQHYPCLTLEEIAEVFREHEHEFAYPCILFLWSTAPKLKEALMLIDMLNFEYKTNMVWVKDRIGNGYYVRSQHELLLIAVKGKDMPIPLEHDRPSSVIIAERGEHSRKPAIVYEIIERMYPNCSYMELFARHRREGWKSYGLELDCSSSSVNSNSSSDSNGSNNGNGNSSNNSNNNGSNGNNNNINQ; encoded by the coding sequence ATTCAGCATATCCCTATTCAGCATATCATTAACACTAACAGTCAGCATGTTAGTAGCATTCAGCATATCCCTATCCAACATATCCCTACCTCAGAGATAATAGAGAGTGAAGAGTACAAAGCACTCCTACCCATTATCAGTGAGGAAGAGTACAATGCCTTAAAGTCCTCGATAGAGAGGGAAGGGATAAGGTTACCCCTTGTGATCAACCCAAAGAAGGTACTTCTAGATGGGTACACAAGGCTGAGGATAGCAAAGGAGTTAGGAATAGAGAAAGTACCCATAGCAATGGTAGATACTGCAAGTGAGATAGAGGAGAAGGAGTTGATCCTTACCCTTAACGCTTACAGGAGGCACTTGAACACAGCACAGAAGGTAGAGATAGCACTAAAGCTATTAGAGTTGGAGAGGGAGAAGGCAAGGCTAAGGCAGTTAGCAGGGTTGAAGCAGTTCAGTGCTAAGAAGGTAGAGAGGGAGAAGGTAGAGAGGGAGGAGGAGAAAGAGAAGGAGAAAGAGAAGGATATCGCTAGTGTAACCGTTGTATGTTCTGGACATACAACGGTAAATGATACTAATAATAATAATAGTAGTAGTAGTGGTAATAGGAGCATACAGATAGTAGCCAAAAAGACTGGACTCTCAGATAAGACCCTATGGAAAGGTTTGAAGATAAAGGAGGCTATAGCTAAGAATAATGATAGGCATATAGCAGAGTTATGGTCTAAGGCATTGAGAGGAGGTACAAGCATAGCACATGTCTATAGTGAGTTGAGGAGGAAGGAGAATCTATCACTTCTATCTAGCAGCAGTAGTAGTAACGGTAGTAGTAGTCATAGTCATAGTAACAATAACAGCAAGAATAGCAATAGTAAGAGTAACAATAACAATACTAACAGTAATAGCAATACTAGCAATAACAACAACAATATCAGATACAATGTAATACTAGCAGATCCTCCATGGCAATATGAGTTTGGGCTAAGAGGGAATGCTGATCAGCACTACCCATGCTTAACACTGGAAGAGATAGCAGAGGTATTCAGAGAGCATGAGCATGAGTTTGCCTATCCATGCATACTCTTCCTATGGAGTACAGCACCAAAACTCAAGGAGGCATTAATGTTGATAGATATGCTCAACTTTGAGTATAAGACAAACATGGTATGGGTCAAGGATAGGATAGGCAATGGCTATTACGTGAGGAGTCAGCATGAACTATTGCTCATAGCAGTTAAGGGCAAGGACATGCCTATACCACTAGAGCATGATAGACCAAGTTCAGTTATAATTGCTGAGAGAGGAGAGCATAGCAGGAAGCCTGCTATAGTGTATGAGATAATAGAGAGAATGTACCCTAACTGCTCGTACATGGAGTTATTTGCTAGGCATAGAAGAGAGGGTTGGAAGAGTTATGGTCTTGAGTTGGATTGCAGTAGTAGTAGTGTTAATAGTAATAGTAGTAGTGATAGTAATGGTAGTAATAATGGTAATGGCAACAGTAGTAATAATAGCAATAACAATGGTAGTAATGGCAATAATAATAACATTAACCAATGA